The nucleotide sequence ctaagtactactccccaacaagctcagaacgcgttaggaaatccaccacaacatcacaagggtctatcataaagaccaaatcaaatctctttctcatttatcaagtcatatcaatttgtggatccctaactcaacacattttagctctaaacattttaatcttcctcaacagcaacaaggtatcaatgcattgaaccataaccgactcgatatttggacaaggatatgaagactcaatacgtaatattttcaacaatttaactcatcaaaaccatctgaaaaataccaagactcattggaacttcgatatcaatatacccaataactcaaatcgtcataaggaagctcaaaatttgacacatggctcaaAAACACTTGGAattaccaataattcattcttgaacttaaaaagtggatacatgttcaaaatatatcaattcttgatagaaacaccaagaatcccaatattaaatctcaattcatagaacgaatatagtcaaatactcatgtgattcaaaacttacaatttaaatctttataagttcataatcgaattatttagacataattcaacttacagaaccatatgaatccattaaataatcataattgacaagcttgaacaatttacatatatacataattaaaatctcatggtaggatatcttggaaataaattcatttgccaaactcataataatccataataaaaattaaagatacgggcacaagaacggaagaattattcttgttcaaagccccacatacctaaaagtCTAAGTAAAGTGTCCATTTtacaaatagaaataaatacaagaGTCCACAAGATTATTTCGCCGcttttatatattaattaaaaaagaagtacaattttatttgaagacgactttttttttctttttaaagggCAAAAGAAAATCACATCAACTGAGTATACAATTTGACAATGTAATTATATTATCAAGTCTCATCCAAATTTTGAACAGCCAAAATCGAAATATCCTTAGGGATAGAGGGGTTGGTAGTAGCATCAACaatcaattaaattttatattagttttaaatttattttagagtttattgtatatatacatataataattcacttttaaGTGTTATGTTTCGTTTtataaaaatcaatttaattaaatatttgaagagaataaattatattaattttatattttaaattttaaatttaaatatttaaaaatcacacattaaatattataaattacaatccTACTTAAGTGTATATAATATGGATGGTCAAAATTTACTCAGTTTTGAttgtccaaaataaaaaagtgacaaataaaatagaaaagtgccaaataaaaatgtcaaaaaattaaTACTTATTCAATTTTAGCTTCACATTTGAATTTTCCATGACGTAGTCCTCTTGATTTAAAGAGGCGTGTAGCAGTAGGTAGACGATCCGCCTTTGCCCAACTACCAAATGTTATGTTCAATTGTACACCAGTATTACATAACTCCCATATATATTACATTACCACGACACAACAGTCTTTCTCGCTTCTCAAATTAGCAAATTAGCAAATAAGCAGACGAAATGGACGAATCAATTCTGCAATCAGTTCTCCTACTAGCACTTGTATCTTTCACCATGTATGTCACCTTTCACTTTTACAACAACCAACGTCGCCGTCGGCCTTTATTCACCCCACCGTCTCCGCCGGCGCTCCCTGTAATCGGTCACCTTCATctcctaaccgacatgccccaccaCACCTTCACCCAACTCGCTCATAAACTCGGCCCGATCATCCACCTTCAACTTGGCCAAGTCCCGACTGTAATCATCTCCTCCCCTCAACTCGCCGAACTCATACTCAAAACCCATGACCACATCTTCGCTAGCCGCCCACAACTCATTGCAGCTCAATACCTCTCCTTCGGTTGCTCTGATATTACTTTTTCCCCTTACGGCCCTTACTGGCGCCAAGCTAGAAAAATCTGCGTCACTGAGTTGTTGAGTTCGAAGCGAGTTAACTCATTCCAGATTATAAGAAATGAGGAAACTAACCGTATGTTACGAATGATCTCCACTCATTCTCACTCCGAGGCGGGTGAACTCGACATGAGTCAGGTTTTCTTCGCTCTCGCGAATGATATTTTGTGCAGGGTGGCGTTCGGGAAGAGATTTATTGATCATGAGTTGAAAGAGAAGAAGGATTTGGTGAGTGTGTTGACGGAGACACAAGCTCTGTTAGCGGGGTTTTGTTTGGGGGATTTTTTCCCCGATTGGGAATGGGTTAACTCAGTGAGTGGTATGAAGAGGAGATTGATGAAGAACTTGAAAGATTTAAGAGCGGTGTGCGAGGAGATTATACAAGAGCATGTAGAAAGGAAGGGTGAAAATAGCGATGCTTCATCAGACTTAGTTGACGTATTGCTGAGAGTTCAGAAAAGAGATGATCTCCAAGTGCCCATCACTGACGACAACCTTAAAGCTCTTATTCTGGTATTTATTATGTACTTATTCTTTTGAGTTCATTTAAATTCAATTTGATTAAACTTTTAGAAGCTACACCAATCCaactaaactaaataaatattctaattaaattttaaatactttCATACTCctgatttttgacttattttgatattttttagcttaaaataagtaattaaaaatacatttttactttttcaaacactatcaaaattaaaaaatatttaaaagtcaaAAACACCTTG is from Capsicum annuum cultivar UCD-10X-F1 chromosome 5, UCD10Xv1.1, whole genome shotgun sequence and encodes:
- the LOC124898987 gene encoding tryptamine 5-hydroxylase-like, which translates into the protein MDESILQSVLLLALVSFTMYVTFHFYNNQRRRRPLFTPPSPPALPVIGHLHLLTDMPHHTFTQLAHKLGPIIHLQLGQVPTVIISSPQLAELILKTHDHIFASRPQLIAAQYLSFGCSDITFSPYGPYWRQARKICVTELLSSKRVNSFQIIRNEETNRMLRMISTHSHSEAGELDMSQVFFALANDILCRVAFGKRFIDHELKEKKDLVSVLTETQALLAGFCLGDFFPDWEWVNSVSGMKRRLMKNLKDLRAVCEEIIQEHVERKGENSDASSDLVDVLLRVQKRDDLQVPITDDNLKALILDMFVAGTDTSAATLEWTMTELARHPSVLEKAQDEVREIAGNKGKVEESDLQHLHYMKAVIKETMRLHPPVPLLVPRESMEKCTIADYEIPAKTRILINTYAIGMDPESWTNPLDYNPGRFLEEDVDFRGSQDFRFLPFGGGRRGCPGYALGLATIELSLARLLYHFDWKLPAGVAAQDVDLSEIFGLATRKKVALKLVPTINMLYVSEEEEDLQSATL